In Nicotiana tabacum cultivar K326 chromosome 2, ASM71507v2, whole genome shotgun sequence, the following proteins share a genomic window:
- the LOC142166244 gene encoding uncharacterized protein LOC142166244: MEKANICLKLLVDSKAHRVLFAEIGKDFVDFLFNLLKLPIGYFVGQPSIKSVFGSLGNIIPIMKNSGANYMQLNELDNVQDIMTWMITDNLFVTPSSAASAIPVLKALKPQPQVDAFEERMIDFQISDLEHEFLLVSLKSKTVLTDVFLRQTGWRKSKDGLTFASLARVIHKVNLHAWYVCQQIEWEKNPFKETSTTNCQLTTGDSEFILDEFFSLG; this comes from the exons ATGGAAAAGGCAAACATTTGCTTGAAGCTGTTGGTTGATAGCAAAGCTCATAGAGTTCTGTTTGCTGAAATTGGAAAAGACTTCGTTGATTTCTTATTTAACCTACTCAAATTACCAATTGGGTATTTTGTTGGGCAGCCTAGTATTAAATCCGTGTTTGGTTCTCTTGGCAACATAATCCCGATTATGAAGAACTCTGGTGCTAATTACAtgcaacttaatgaacttgataatGTCCAGGATATTATGACATGGATGATCACAGATAATCTCTTCGTTACACCATCTTCTGCAGCTTCTGCGATCCCCGTGTTAAAAGCATTAAAGCCCCAACCCCAAGTTGATGCATTTGAAGAAAGGATGATTGATTTTCAGATCAGTGATTTG GAGCACGAGTTCTTGCTGGTTTCTTTGAAGTCAAAAACAGTTCTAACTGACGTTTTTCTTCGGCAGACAGGTTGGAGAAAATCCAAAGATG GTTTGACATTTGCATCATTAGCTAGAGTTATACATAAAGTTAATCTGCATGCATGGTATGTTTGTCAACAAATTGAATGGGAAAAAAATCCATTTAAGGAAACCAGTACTACTAATTGTCAATTGACCACCGGAGATTCCGAATTTATACTTGATGAGTTTTTTAGCCTAGGGTGA